In a single window of the Thermodesulfobacteriota bacterium genome:
- a CDS encoding TIGR04141 family sporadically distributed protein, whose protein sequence is MKEEPNTQHLNIFLVKPEISTIDQIIREADCSKHLELDIPDFGPSHFYIKYGKRKFPKWASLFDGIVDVSEIGKTNGVSVALVVKTSNRFFVLSFGQGGRFLLQSSAMESRFGLLVTLNSVAIESLRCIDKQSLDNLESQSRIQSSYETTSDQFGIDVEQDMLKAVVGSPEDKKLGSRMTGADSLSVSVKTDIVNVKFLLDSYLSKFEQDLSDKGYEWVNNISNIKNNPSLIDALETALEQKLQKKDFKNVWLSIPEIIQWDVVKGFMFTCGRKIIHSDITMDGFMTTVNDEKISLDLLKDRKVSCADEDHNCVNRSWPVYRCLYAELNLEGAKYVLNDGDWFRIEPDFVTKTNSNFSKISFSGLSLPFYKHENEGAYNQSVSASMPEEYALLDDKNKVSHGGGHGQVEICDLFSAKKNLIHIKRYGKSSVLSHLFSQGFVSGQLMQLDADFRAKIKTKLPTSFRPLISEDNRPEDQEFTITFAVISEDQGEGLRLPFFSRVNLNNTHRILRGYGFKVELLKIKVDPIFSKTKKIPPRKAPKRKIGTKG, encoded by the coding sequence GTGAAAGAGGAGCCAAACACCCAACATCTGAACATTTTTCTGGTGAAGCCGGAAATAAGTACTATTGACCAAATTATTCGGGAAGCCGATTGCTCGAAACATCTCGAACTTGACATTCCTGATTTTGGCCCCAGTCATTTCTATATCAAGTATGGGAAAAGAAAATTTCCGAAATGGGCTTCTCTATTTGATGGTATCGTTGATGTAAGTGAAATCGGGAAAACGAATGGTGTTTCTGTTGCACTTGTTGTCAAGACTTCCAATCGGTTTTTTGTCCTCTCTTTCGGTCAAGGCGGAAGATTCTTGCTTCAATCAAGCGCTATGGAATCTCGATTTGGGCTTTTGGTCACTCTTAATTCAGTTGCGATTGAAAGCCTAAGGTGCATCGACAAGCAATCATTAGATAATCTGGAAAGCCAGTCGCGTATTCAATCTAGTTACGAAACCACTTCAGATCAATTCGGAATAGATGTAGAGCAAGACATGCTTAAGGCGGTAGTCGGATCTCCGGAGGACAAAAAGCTTGGAAGCAGAATGACTGGTGCTGATTCTTTGTCCGTATCTGTAAAAACAGATATAGTAAATGTCAAGTTTCTATTGGATTCGTATTTAAGCAAGTTTGAACAAGACCTTTCAGATAAAGGTTATGAATGGGTCAATAATATTTCGAACATTAAGAACAACCCATCTCTGATTGACGCCTTAGAGACCGCTTTAGAGCAAAAACTCCAAAAGAAAGATTTTAAGAATGTCTGGTTATCAATTCCTGAGATCATTCAGTGGGACGTAGTGAAGGGGTTTATGTTCACATGCGGTCGAAAAATTATCCATTCCGATATCACAATGGATGGCTTCATGACGACTGTGAATGACGAAAAAATATCTCTCGATCTATTAAAAGATAGAAAGGTCTCCTGTGCTGATGAAGATCACAACTGTGTAAATAGGTCCTGGCCGGTCTACAGGTGTCTGTATGCGGAGTTGAATCTCGAAGGCGCAAAATATGTGCTAAATGATGGAGATTGGTTTAGGATTGAGCCGGATTTCGTGACAAAAACTAATTCTAATTTTTCCAAAATTTCCTTTTCAGGCCTCTCCCTGCCGTTCTACAAACACGAAAATGAGGGTGCCTACAATCAATCAGTATCCGCATCTATGCCTGAAGAATACGCCCTATTAGATGACAAGAACAAGGTTTCCCATGGCGGAGGACACGGCCAAGTTGAAATATGCGATCTGTTTTCCGCGAAGAAAAATCTTATTCACATTAAGAGATATGGAAAATCAAGTGTACTAAGTCATTTGTTTTCACAGGGCTTTGTTTCTGGTCAGCTAATGCAATTAGATGCTGATTTCCGTGCTAAGATCAAAACCAAGTTGCCCACTTCATTTAGGCCCTTGATTTCTGAAGACAACCGTCCGGAGGATCAAGAGTTTACAATTACATTTGCTGTGATTAGCGAAGACCAAGGGGAAGGACTCCGTTTACCTTTTTTTTCTCGCGTCAATCTGAATAATACACACAGAATCTTACGTGGCTATGGTTTCAAGGTTGAGTTACTGAAGATTAAAGTTGATCCGATATTTTCAAAGACAAAGAAAATCCCGCCACGCAAAGCACCAAAGAGGAAAATAGGAACGAAGGGCTAA
- a CDS encoding metallophosphoesterase, with amino-acid sequence MKQIIHLSDLHIGGNTRLLNRKLKNRFDRLVEHLVSKHKPSKNFIIIISGDLTDNVFKHGYKAAKESIAKLTEANFMVLVIPGNHDYGDGKIDDKKYVELFKKAFYNDTSVTYPKKNIIDNIAFIGLDSMEEGWNNEDSEGKLGKVQIEELIKMINTDIDVVSCKYKVVYLHHHPVILPRYKGLQDAKEFQGAVKDKVDAIFFGHNHIPFLLKKSGLWGVPLWSNPGSSTGKEDYLPYISYFVFNLETGTDKKFEFVLN; translated from the coding sequence ATGAAACAAATTATTCACCTCAGCGATCTTCATATCGGGGGGAACACAAGATTGTTAAATAGGAAATTAAAAAATCGCTTTGATCGATTGGTGGAACATCTTGTATCTAAACACAAACCATCAAAAAATTTTATCATAATTATTTCCGGTGACCTGACTGACAATGTGTTTAAACATGGATATAAAGCGGCAAAAGAATCTATTGCAAAATTGACTGAGGCCAATTTTATGGTGCTCGTAATTCCGGGAAATCACGACTACGGTGATGGTAAAATAGATGATAAAAAATATGTCGAGCTATTCAAAAAAGCTTTCTATAACGATACTTCTGTGACTTATCCAAAAAAGAATATTATTGACAATATAGCATTCATTGGCCTCGACTCGATGGAGGAGGGATGGAATAATGAGGATTCTGAAGGGAAATTGGGGAAGGTTCAAATTGAAGAACTAATAAAGATGATCAACACAGACATAGACGTTGTTAGTTGTAAATATAAGGTGGTTTATCTGCATCACCACCCCGTCATTCTGCCGAGATATAAAGGGCTCCAGGATGCTAAAGAATTTCAAGGCGCAGTGAAAGACAAGGTCGATGCAATATTTTTCGGGCATAACCATATCCCTTTTTTGTTAAAAAAATCGGGTTTATGGGGTGTGCCCTTATGGTCAAATCCGGGGTCTTCAACTGGGAAAGAAGATTATTTGCCCTACATTAGTTACTTCGTATTCAACTTAGAGACAGGAACCGATAAAAAATTTGAATTTGTCTTAAACTGA
- a CDS encoding response regulator: MIKSNPATCELCRRHLEADGFRVHITKGGRQAVDTIRRLLPDIVLLDLMMPDMDGFRMLEQLKADPVTREVPILILADRDETPVVAKALRLGADDFLKKPFDDEELLVRVKKIISSEEIWDSLHNATEELLKSQLNIIVTLKEWEQEAEAFKKHCETIIINLLTDPEVSFPQKQAMPTAEQARDLLNRIVDRYRLRRTEYDVLH; the protein is encoded by the coding sequence ATGATTAAAAGCAATCCCGCCACTTGTGAACTATGCCGAAGGCATCTGGAGGCGGATGGTTTCCGGGTGCATATCACCAAAGGCGGCCGACAGGCAGTCGACACCATTCGGCGGTTGCTGCCGGATATCGTCCTGCTCGATTTGATGATGCCGGACATGGACGGCTTTCGGATGCTCGAACAACTGAAGGCTGACCCGGTCACCAGGGAGGTTCCCATCCTGATACTGGCTGACCGCGACGAAACACCCGTCGTGGCAAAAGCGCTGCGACTGGGCGCGGATGATTTCTTGAAAAAACCGTTTGACGATGAGGAGTTGCTGGTCCGGGTGAAAAAGATAATCAGCAGCGAAGAGATCTGGGATTCGTTGCACAACGCCACCGAAGAACTGCTCAAAAGTCAGCTGAACATAATCGTCACCCTGAAAGAATGGGAACAGGAAGCCGAAGCATTCAAAAAACACTGTGAAACAATTATCATCAATCTTCTGACCGATCCCGAGGTGTCTTTTCCGCAAAAGCAGGCCATGCCAACCGCCGAACAAGCCAGAGACCTGCTTAACCGGATTGTCGACCGGTACCGCCTCAGGCGAACTGAATACGACGTGCTTCATTAA
- a CDS encoding sigma-54 dependent transcriptional regulator produces MMEKPKILLVDDNQTFVELFLCLPEAEAYDLFPFTSARAALDFFKKGSVDLVISDVQMPDMDGNELLAAIQDINPDIPFILMTAYGSTEKAVTAIRHGAYHYFQKPLDDQWDLFWATVREALEKRRRLKEIESLRTEKTLKVSAARSMIDRTPGMQQVLQAVNEVAGLPVTVLIYGETGTGKELVARAIHELSDRKARGFFAVNCNEFSPGVLESELFGHEKGAFTGAVGFKKGLFEIADKGTLFLDEISNASSALQSKLLRVLETHDFTRVGGNVTLSSDFRVLAATNIRLEELVGKGEFRQDLLYRLNVYTIEIPPLRKRKSDIPLLAEFYMERFRKAYNRPVRRISEQALAALGVYDWPGNVRELVNVIERAVITCRESMITTAHLPLINREMFHSSSLDLKEMEKYLIGLALKKERYNKTRAAAHLGISRKTLIEKVKKYEIEDRKNDEEGSVETE; encoded by the coding sequence ATGATGGAAAAGCCCAAAATACTCCTGGTCGATGATAATCAGACATTTGTCGAGCTGTTTCTTTGTCTTCCGGAAGCCGAAGCATATGATCTGTTCCCTTTCACATCGGCCAGAGCGGCCCTCGATTTTTTTAAAAAGGGCTCGGTCGACCTGGTCATTTCGGATGTTCAGATGCCGGATATGGACGGGAATGAACTTCTGGCCGCCATTCAGGACATAAACCCGGATATCCCCTTTATTCTGATGACGGCTTACGGATCCACGGAAAAGGCTGTCACCGCCATTCGTCATGGCGCCTACCATTATTTTCAAAAACCCCTTGATGACCAGTGGGATCTTTTCTGGGCCACGGTCCGGGAGGCTTTGGAAAAGCGGCGGCGGTTAAAAGAGATCGAGTCCCTGCGCACGGAAAAAACCCTCAAGGTAAGCGCTGCCCGATCCATGATCGACCGCACCCCCGGCATGCAGCAGGTGCTTCAGGCTGTCAACGAAGTGGCCGGCCTACCGGTGACGGTGCTGATATACGGTGAAACCGGCACCGGCAAGGAACTGGTGGCCCGGGCCATTCATGAGCTGAGCGATCGCAAGGCACGGGGCTTTTTTGCGGTCAACTGCAACGAATTCTCTCCCGGCGTGCTGGAGAGCGAATTGTTCGGTCATGAAAAAGGCGCCTTTACCGGCGCGGTCGGCTTCAAAAAAGGGTTGTTTGAAATCGCGGACAAGGGGACGCTGTTTCTGGATGAAATCAGCAATGCCTCTTCCGCCCTTCAATCCAAACTGCTGCGCGTGCTGGAGACACATGACTTTACCCGCGTCGGCGGAAATGTCACCTTGTCTTCCGATTTTCGGGTACTGGCCGCCACTAATATCCGGCTGGAGGAGTTGGTGGGAAAAGGAGAGTTCCGGCAGGACCTTCTCTACCGGCTGAACGTTTACACCATTGAAATACCTCCGTTACGGAAGAGGAAAAGCGATATCCCTCTGCTGGCGGAATTTTATATGGAGCGGTTCCGCAAAGCCTACAACCGTCCTGTCAGGAGAATTTCGGAACAGGCCCTGGCCGCCCTGGGCGTGTATGACTGGCCGGGCAATGTGCGGGAACTGGTCAATGTGATAGAACGGGCCGTGATCACCTGCCGGGAGTCCATGATCACCACTGCCCATCTGCCGCTTATTAACCGGGAGATGTTTCACTCCTCCAGTCTCGACCTGAAGGAGATGGAAAAATATCTGATCGGCCTGGCCTTGAAAAAAGAGCGTTATAATAAAACCCGGGCCGCGGCGCATCTCGGCATCAGCCGGAAGACTTTGATCGAAAAAGTGAAGAAATATGAAATCGAGGACAGAAAGAATGATGAGGAAGGAAGTGTAGAGACCGAGTAG
- a CDS encoding TonB-dependent receptor, protein MMKRRYDRGVVINVFIWLLFAWSHAGAADTPPDKASAGETTYHMTDMVVSATRSQVPENDVATNISVITREEIAAMPVATAAEVLRFVPGVYVESAGGIGSEATIRIQGSDPRHVAVYQDGVPLNLLANPFADLSLIPVAAIDRIEVYQGAASSAWGSALGGVINIITREPAADKAMSAEAQASYGEADTTRNYASLQGTVDRWGYFVSLTRDASDGFVDKSAYEQQAAYGKVNYTIGDTGRLNLVCNYDDGHKEDPIINYPDFWDDMERTRAYQRLLLETFPEDTLSLTLEARHQDFDALIEDVYADHREPFSDYREESWGGSVRATYEPAAFHTMNLGFDGDWGRYDDRSFSGEYDTGNWAVYGNDTLRWRMVSINTGLRYDHNQDFGSEMSPSLGLVCRLPGDRALIRAQAASGFSAPPPSWVNDPFGGNPDLDPETAMNYQLGGEIQALSWLRLEVNGFYSSVKDLIQPDWERMQYVNIDEVLRKGASGGLTVTAFSPLRLSFFGTFTDVQDQQNGQTVTDIPRVQYQASAVHAWQWLTQSLHGDYIYYNSSYPETEDQVFVFDYLARARLPWGGKLCRPELFGAVHNLFDVDYVYRSVWPQPGRWVEAGVRLNF, encoded by the coding sequence ATGATGAAGAGGAGATATGACAGAGGAGTCGTTATTAATGTTTTTATATGGTTGCTATTCGCCTGGAGCCATGCCGGAGCCGCCGATACGCCGCCGGACAAGGCTTCCGCAGGGGAGACAACCTATCATATGACGGATATGGTGGTTTCCGCCACCCGCAGCCAGGTGCCGGAAAACGACGTGGCGACCAACATCTCGGTCATCACCCGGGAGGAGATCGCCGCCATGCCGGTAGCCACCGCCGCCGAAGTTCTGCGGTTTGTCCCGGGGGTGTATGTGGAGTCTGCCGGCGGTATCGGCAGCGAGGCCACGATCCGGATTCAGGGCTCGGATCCGCGGCATGTGGCCGTGTACCAGGACGGGGTGCCGCTCAACCTCCTGGCCAATCCCTTTGCCGATCTTTCCCTGATACCGGTTGCCGCCATTGACCGGATAGAGGTGTATCAGGGGGCGGCCTCCTCGGCCTGGGGGTCCGCCCTGGGCGGGGTCATCAATATTATCACCCGGGAGCCCGCGGCGGATAAGGCCATGTCCGCCGAAGCCCAGGCCTCATACGGCGAGGCGGACACCACCCGGAACTATGCCAGTCTTCAGGGCACAGTGGACCGCTGGGGATATTTTGTGTCACTGACGCGGGACGCCAGCGACGGGTTTGTCGATAAAAGCGCCTACGAACAGCAGGCCGCCTATGGCAAGGTCAACTATACCATCGGCGATACCGGCCGCCTGAATCTGGTCTGCAACTATGATGACGGCCATAAAGAAGATCCCATAATCAACTACCCCGATTTCTGGGATGACATGGAACGGACGCGTGCCTATCAGCGCCTGCTGCTGGAAACCTTTCCGGAAGACACCCTGTCCTTGACCCTGGAGGCCAGGCACCAGGACTTTGACGCCCTGATCGAAGACGTCTACGCCGATCACCGGGAACCCTTCAGCGATTACCGGGAAGAGAGCTGGGGCGGCAGCGTCCGGGCGACTTACGAACCCGCGGCCTTTCATACCATGAATCTCGGTTTTGACGGTGACTGGGGACGGTATGACGACCGGAGTTTCTCGGGGGAGTATGATACCGGCAACTGGGCCGTATATGGCAATGACACCCTGCGCTGGCGGATGGTATCGATCAATACCGGGCTGCGCTATGACCACAACCAGGACTTCGGTTCAGAGATGAGCCCTTCCCTGGGGCTGGTCTGCCGGCTGCCGGGCGACCGGGCTCTAATCCGGGCCCAGGCGGCCAGCGGCTTCTCGGCGCCCCCGCCGTCCTGGGTCAACGATCCCTTCGGCGGCAATCCGGATCTGGATCCCGAGACCGCCATGAATTACCAGTTGGGCGGCGAAATTCAGGCCCTGTCCTGGCTGCGGCTTGAGGTCAACGGCTTCTATTCCAGCGTCAAGGACCTGATTCAGCCGGACTGGGAGCGGATGCAGTATGTCAATATTGACGAGGTGCTGCGCAAGGGTGCCAGCGGCGGGCTGACGGTGACTGCTTTTTCGCCATTGCGCCTGTCGTTTTTCGGCACGTTTACCGACGTCCAGGATCAGCAGAACGGCCAGACCGTTACCGATATCCCCCGGGTTCAATACCAGGCGTCGGCCGTTCATGCCTGGCAATGGCTGACCCAGAGCCTTCACGGTGATTATATTTATTATAATTCCTCCTACCCGGAGACCGAAGACCAGGTTTTTGTCTTTGATTATCTGGCCCGGGCGCGGCTGCCATGGGGCGGTAAGCTCTGCCGGCCGGAGCTGTTCGGCGCCGTACACAATCTGTTTGACGTCGACTATGTCTATCGCAGCGTCTGGCCCCAGCCCGGCCGGTGGGTTGAGGCCGGGGTGCGGTTGAACTTTTAG
- a CDS encoding ABC transporter substrate-binding protein has translation MKIPFWLFIGLLSLALVVSACRTEAPVSAAPDRAHANILRFDVAAPLVSMNPAEDNAAGATMIFPLLYSFLFVNDVNGRLQPDLATSWAYDESARTWTIRLRTDAFFHDGQPVTAEDARCSLQVMISKLLPKVMASIEEISIPSAHTLRIRLNKSYPDFLATIQDIQVLPASELTAEARSFTPVGSGPFVFEAKEGERKAVLTANKNYYAGRPALDGVEFYYQPDKERTWTRLLAGATDIAQEIAPKNYEITRQYQDRFYFHHNMLTHYAILLYNSHDPLFADERIRRALSQAIDRQYIVDQILKGYGRVAIGPMGVDSPFHAPGLTPLDYNPRESLRVLHEAGWETGEGGVLVKNGRPFAFTLLISAEAQVKKAVARYIQLCFNDIGIRMDIQACPCQEISASYYRNSDFQAVLTEFPGAYNRTENIISGWLPDEAGHNLTGNFSHPEVTRLLEMALRADDPRAKKEYLFQADALLAELQPGTFLYQQTAFDVMSKRFSLSAPFFLSNEGIYWLRLAAIRSK, from the coding sequence ATGAAAATTCCCTTTTGGTTGTTTATCGGGCTGCTGTCGCTGGCCCTGGTCGTGAGCGCCTGCCGGACAGAAGCGCCGGTGTCTGCCGCGCCCGACCGGGCTCATGCAAATATCCTCCGCTTTGACGTGGCCGCCCCGCTTGTTTCCATGAATCCGGCTGAAGATAATGCAGCCGGCGCCACCATGATTTTTCCGCTGCTTTACAGCTTCCTGTTTGTGAATGATGTCAATGGCCGCCTGCAGCCGGACCTGGCCACCTCCTGGGCCTACGACGAGTCGGCCCGGACCTGGACCATACGGTTACGGACCGACGCTTTTTTTCATGATGGTCAGCCGGTGACGGCAGAAGATGCCCGTTGCTCCCTGCAGGTGATGATCAGCAAGCTTTTACCGAAGGTCATGGCGTCTATAGAAGAGATTTCGATCCCTTCGGCTCACACCCTTCGTATTCGATTAAACAAATCGTATCCGGACTTCCTCGCAACGATCCAGGACATTCAAGTCCTGCCGGCATCGGAGTTAACTGCGGAAGCCCGAAGTTTTACTCCTGTCGGGTCCGGCCCGTTTGTTTTTGAGGCGAAAGAGGGGGAGCGCAAAGCCGTTCTGACCGCCAATAAAAACTATTATGCCGGCCGGCCGGCCCTTGACGGCGTGGAATTTTATTATCAGCCGGATAAGGAAAGGACATGGACCCGACTCCTGGCCGGCGCCACCGACATTGCTCAGGAGATAGCCCCCAAAAACTATGAGATAACCCGCCAGTATCAGGATCGGTTTTATTTTCATCATAATATGCTGACACATTATGCCATCCTTTTATACAACAGCCATGACCCTCTGTTTGCCGATGAACGGATACGCCGCGCACTGAGCCAGGCCATTGACCGTCAGTATATCGTTGACCAAATCCTGAAAGGGTATGGGCGGGTGGCCATCGGGCCCATGGGCGTGGATTCACCCTTTCATGCGCCGGGACTGACGCCTCTGGACTATAATCCACGAGAATCCCTGCGGGTGCTGCACGAGGCCGGGTGGGAAACCGGCGAGGGAGGGGTTCTGGTAAAAAACGGCCGACCGTTCGCTTTTACGCTGCTGATTTCAGCGGAAGCGCAGGTTAAAAAAGCCGTGGCCCGGTATATTCAGCTCTGTTTTAATGATATCGGCATTCGCATGGATATTCAGGCGTGTCCATGTCAGGAAATCTCCGCCAGTTATTACCGGAACAGCGATTTTCAGGCCGTCCTGACCGAATTCCCGGGCGCTTACAACAGAACCGAAAATATCATCAGCGGCTGGCTGCCGGATGAAGCAGGCCATAACCTGACCGGAAATTTTTCCCATCCCGAAGTGACCCGCCTGCTCGAGATGGCCCTGCGGGCCGATGATCCCCGGGCAAAAAAGGAGTATCTGTTTCAGGCTGACGCCCTTCTGGCCGAACTTCAACCCGGCACGTTTCTTTATCAGCAGACCGCCTTTGACGTCATGTCCAAGCGTTTTTCCCTGTCCGCTCCGTTCTTCCTTTCCAATGAAGGCATCTACTGGCTGCGGCTGGCCGCCATACGCTCCAAATAG
- a CDS encoding radical SAM protein, with protein sequence MPTYKPSRFIVEVPINDGSPGKPSLVALYQTITQSFILMDKEEWAAIVQSPGSEPDPETIAMLRDEGLLVDTGVDEAAVFGCWQQQQVHDFSNMTSKIIVTRKCNNRCVYCIIDPEAKEMSHKTAWMMDEYYIRTMRERRPLRVRDDYLGGEPLLRPEIIHASAARRHHFCRQHDIDYGFTVTTNGTMLTPAIISRLLDTGLNNIRVSLAGPARVHDRLRPSKTGRGTYEAIITNLRTVSGLVPITIECQYDSGCRDYETFPEMLDDFARYHLEIENVYFTPIIKKRGKSEYSCGMGDPRIALELRNTAEEYGYASERQAPSSLCRADFRAMFVFDTDGSIIPCPGLQNGEMAYGHVEHGVNFIAESQLLKRCLPSTCLEKCPLLPLCMGGCRLQALTIDNDFAGVDCQYEALAVFLEDYVRHMAEKANEAEPEALAEHVA encoded by the coding sequence ATGCCGACATACAAACCATCCCGGTTTATCGTTGAGGTTCCCATCAATGACGGCTCTCCCGGAAAACCTTCCCTGGTGGCCCTTTACCAGACCATTACCCAGTCTTTTATCCTCATGGACAAAGAGGAGTGGGCGGCCATTGTCCAATCACCGGGATCGGAACCGGATCCGGAGACTATTGCCATGCTTCGCGATGAGGGGCTGCTGGTGGACACAGGCGTGGACGAAGCCGCGGTGTTCGGGTGCTGGCAACAGCAGCAAGTTCATGATTTTTCGAACATGACCTCCAAGATCATCGTGACCCGGAAATGCAACAACCGTTGCGTTTACTGCATCATTGACCCTGAGGCAAAGGAGATGAGCCACAAAACCGCCTGGATGATGGATGAGTATTATATTCGGACCATGCGCGAACGTCGGCCGTTGCGCGTACGGGACGATTATCTCGGCGGCGAACCCCTGCTGCGGCCGGAGATCATTCATGCCAGCGCCGCCCGGCGGCATCACTTTTGCCGCCAACATGACATTGACTATGGTTTTACCGTTACCACCAACGGCACCATGCTGACGCCCGCGATTATTTCCCGCCTGCTGGACACGGGCCTGAACAATATCCGCGTCAGCCTGGCCGGACCGGCCCGGGTGCATGACCGCCTGCGTCCGTCCAAAACAGGCCGCGGCACTTATGAAGCTATTATTACCAATCTGCGTACCGTGTCCGGCCTGGTGCCCATCACTATCGAATGCCAGTATGACAGCGGCTGCCGGGATTATGAAACGTTTCCCGAAATGCTGGACGATTTTGCGCGCTATCATCTGGAAATTGAAAACGTGTATTTTACCCCCATCATTAAAAAAAGGGGAAAAAGCGAGTACAGCTGTGGCATGGGGGATCCCCGGATCGCCCTGGAACTTCGGAATACCGCTGAAGAATACGGATATGCCAGCGAGCGACAGGCCCCTTCCAGCCTTTGTCGTGCCGATTTCCGGGCCATGTTTGTGTTCGACACCGATGGTTCGATCATTCCCTGCCCGGGGTTGCAGAACGGTGAGATGGCTTATGGCCATGTGGAACATGGGGTGAATTTTATAGCCGAATCTCAACTATTGAAGCGCTGCCTGCCCTCCACCTGCCTGGAAAAATGCCCGCTGCTGCCCCTTTGCATGGGCGGCTGCCGGCTGCAGGCCCTGACCATCGATAATGACTTCGCCGGGGTTGACTGCCAGTATGAAGCCTTGGCGGTGTTTCTGGAAGACTATGTCAGGCACATGGCTGAAAAGGCCAATGAAGCTGAACCGGAAGCGCTAGCGGAGCATGTCGCCTGA
- a CDS encoding MFS transporter, producing MEDRLPIVSRRIIAADLFSDVGNQVIALFLVDLLVFKGDNALSSLVVLCLVHQLPSILLSPLAGRGVDRLGPGKWMALVNLGKCLLVGALFLATTRWALFALYLMFVSASLFFSIGLFSAVPLLIPRERILRFNAINERVAIGGALLFPWLIGMFLSRTDKTAPLSLAVLAFAGTISLVASLPDPRRHGTSTGRQKETARDLIRGSRLLLGKNSGLPLCFIMLGLVVLCGGFINLGMPLLFKNALDGNIGHWGFVLSAFQAGAFLATLLLPHCSTIMRRRGVPAAGFLLLGAAMIILPLVDGFIQLAGLMTLFGFGLTLLQLFWESRIQQNIPQTAIGRVMSLMSTFKGICFLCAILFGATISSFWGVQSFLMIGAVFMGSASFAVRRI from the coding sequence ATGGAAGATCGTTTGCCGATCGTGTCCCGGCGGATCATTGCCGCCGATCTGTTTTCCGATGTCGGGAACCAGGTGATCGCACTATTCCTGGTCGATTTGCTGGTATTTAAGGGGGACAACGCCCTATCCAGCCTGGTAGTGCTGTGCCTGGTTCATCAATTACCGTCCATTCTCTTAAGCCCTCTGGCCGGCCGGGGAGTGGACCGGCTAGGTCCGGGGAAATGGATGGCCCTGGTCAATCTGGGAAAATGTCTGCTGGTGGGCGCTCTTTTCCTGGCGACGACCCGTTGGGCTCTGTTTGCCCTATATCTGATGTTTGTCAGCGCTTCGCTTTTTTTTTCCATCGGTCTGTTTTCCGCTGTTCCTTTATTGATCCCCCGCGAGCGGATTCTCCGCTTTAACGCTATTAATGAGCGGGTGGCCATCGGCGGCGCGCTCCTGTTCCCCTGGCTGATCGGCATGTTTCTATCGCGTACCGACAAAACCGCGCCCCTTTCTCTGGCGGTACTGGCCTTTGCCGGTACGATTTCTCTGGTGGCTTCCCTTCCTGATCCTCGCCGGCATGGCACTTCCACCGGCCGACAGAAGGAAACCGCCAGAGATCTTATACGGGGAAGCAGGCTGCTCCTGGGGAAGAATAGCGGCCTGCCGCTGTGTTTTATCATGCTGGGACTGGTTGTTTTGTGCGGCGGATTTATTAATCTGGGTATGCCGCTGCTGTTTAAAAACGCCCTCGATGGTAATATCGGCCACTGGGGGTTTGTTTTGTCGGCTTTTCAGGCCGGCGCATTCCTGGCAACCCTGTTGTTGCCTCATTGTTCGACGATAATGCGCCGGCGGGGTGTGCCGGCCGCGGGCTTCCTGCTTCTGGGCGCGGCCATGATCATACTGCCTCTGGTTGACGGTTTTATTCAATTGGCCGGTCTCATGACCCTTTTCGGTTTCGGCCTTACCCTGCTGCAACTGTTCTGGGAAAGTCGGATTCAGCAAAACATTCCCCAAACTGCCATCGGTCGGGTCATGTCGTTGATGTCGACTTTTAAAGGAATCTGCTTTCTGTGCGCGATTCTGTTCGGGGCGACGATTTCCAGCTTTTGGGGGGTTCAATCGTTTTTGATGATCGGTGCCGTCTTTATGGGATCGGCTTCCTTTGCCGTTCGACGAATTTGA